The window GCAAGGGCAACCACGACCGCGCGGCCGAGATGTACCGCCTGTCGCGCGAGGTGGTGGCCCGCGCCTGACCGCGGTCTGCCCTGAGCACACCCGTGCCGCCCGTCCGCATCCGCGCGGCGGGCGGCGCTGTTTTGCGGCTGCCACGCGGGGTGGATGCAGAGGCCCCGCAAACGGATGGATCGCGCGATTCGCCTTGCTTTCGGCAAGGCGGCGCCTTACACTACGCGGGAACGCCGGCCTCGTTGGGCGGCCCTCTCCGGCAGCTTCCGGTGAATCCCACGTCGCTCACGCACAACCCTCGGGGTCTCGTGAGAAAAGCCGCATCCGTCATCGCCGCCGCGGGCCTGCTCGCGGCCGCTCCACTCGCCGCGCAGGACGAGCAGCCCGCGCGCGTGCACGTGGTGCGTCCGGGCGAAACCCTGTGGGACATCGCCCGCGCCTACCTGGACGACCCGTTCCTGTGGCCGGAGATCTTCCGGCTGAACACCGACGTGGTCGAGGACCCCGCCCGCATCTACCCCTCCGAGCGGCTGGTGCTGCCGGCGGGGACGGAAGCCGGAGAGCCGGCGTTCGGCGGCCCCGCGCAGGGGCAGCCGGACGGGCCGCGCGTGCAGTTCGGCGCGCGCTCCGATGCGGCCGAGGTGCTGCAGGGCGACTTCTACCGCGCCTCGTTCCTGGCTCGCGAGGGCGAGGTGCGGGCGGTGGGCCGCCTGACCGAGCCGCTGTACGAGTCGGTGGTGGAGCAGCGCGTGCCTGGCCAGCTGAACCTGTACGACCGCGTGTTCGTGGTGGTGGATCCCGCCGCGGTGCGGGTGGGCGACCGCCTTCACTTTTTGCGCAGGGACCGCGAGATCCGTGGCGCCGGCCGCGTATACGAGCCCACGGGCGTGGGAACGGTGGCGGCGCTGGACGGATCGACGGCCACGGTGGTGATCGTGGGGATGTTCGACCGCGTGGCGCCCAACGACATCGCCGTGCCGTGGGAGCGCTTTCCGGTCGCCGCCACCGCCCGGTCGCGCCCGGTGGATGCCGACCTGCAGGGACGCATCCTGGGCTTCGGCCTGCCCAGCCCCATCCAGCGCACCGAGTCCATCCTGTTCCTGGACGTGGGCCGCGACGCGGGCGTAGGCATCGGCGACGTGTTCGAGGCGTACGCGCCGCCGCGGGGGCGCGACTGGGGCACCCGCCCGGAGGTGTCCGTCGCCCGCATGCAGGTGGTGAAGGTCACCGGGCGCACGGCGTCGGTGCGGGTGACGCACCTGGCCCAGCCCTCCATCCGGGTGGGGCTTCCGGTGCGCCGCGTGGCGCGCATGCCGTGAGGGTGCGGACCGTGGCGGGACGGACGGGTGGTGATCGCGGCGCCCTTCCCCCGGGAAGGGCGCCTCTGCTTGCGGTGGTGCGGCGATGAGTGCCACGCTGGCGCTTCACACCGTGGCGCTGCTGCTGTACGCGGCGACCGCGGGAATGCTGGGGCTGTCGATGGCCCGCGGCGGCCACGGCGCCCCGCGCGTGGCCACCCCCGCGCTGGCCCTGGGCGTGGGCGCGCACGGCGCCGCGCTGGGCGCCTTCGCCGCGCGCCATCACGAGCTGCCGCTGGTGGGGCTGGGGCCCTCGCTTTCCGTCCTCGCCCTGCTGATTGCCCTGGGCTCGCTGGTCCTGGCGCTGACGCGCACGAGCCCGCTGTCCCTCGTCCTGGTCCCCGTCGCCGCGGCGCTTGCCGCCGTGGCCGAGATGGTGGGATTGGCGCCGGACGCCGGGGCGCAGGAGCAGGTGTACCGCGGACCCTGGTTCGTGCTGCACGTCGTCCTGGCGATGGTGGGGTACGCGGGGCTGACCATCGCCTTCGCGGCGGGGCTAATGTACCTGCTGCAGTGGCGCGAGCTCAAGGGCAAGCGGTTCGGCGCCGTGTTCCGCTTCTTTCCCCCGCTCGATACGCTGGACCGCATCGGCTTTCGCGCGCTGCTGGCGGGGCTGCCGTTCCTGACGGCGGCGCTGCTGCTGGGGTGGGCGTGGTCGCACCGCTTCGGGCCGGGGATGGGCGCGGGAAACCCCAAAGTCGTCTGGGGGGTAGTCACCTGGCTGGTGTTCGTCGTGGCGCTGGCGGCACGCGGGCGCGGCGCCCGGCACCCCCGCCACGGCGCCATGGCCTCCGTCATCGGGTTCGCGATCGTGGTCGTCGCGTACCTGCTGCTGCGCGCGGGCGAGAACACGGGCGCGGGGTTCCTGTGAGCGCGTATCCCGTGATGCTCGACGTGGCGCGCCTTCGCGTCCTGGTGGTCGGCGGCGGGGTCGTGGCCGCGCGCAAGGTGGCGAGCCTGGTGGATGCCGGCGGCGCGCCCGTGATCGTGGCGCCCGAAGTGTCGGAGGAGCTGCGGGCCGCGGTGGACGCGCACGAGCTGACCTGGTTCCCGCGCGCGTACCGGAGCGTGGACGTGGAGGGCTTCCACCTGGTGTTCGCCGCGACCAACTCCGCCGAGGTGAACGCCGCCGTGGCGGACGACGCGCGCCGGGCGGGCTCCCTCGTGAGCCGCGCGGACGAGGGCGGCGAGTCGGACTTCCAGGTGCCCTCTCACCTGCGCCGCGAGCAGGTGGTGGTCGCCATCTCCACCGGTGGCGCGGCGCCCCTGCTGGCGCGGCGCATCGGCGAGCGGCTGGACGACGTGGTCACCCCCGGGCTGGGGCGCGCCGCGGGCCGGCTGGCCGAGGCGCGCGCGGAGGTCCAGGCGCGCTGGGCGGGCGACGAGGCCCGGCGGCGCGCCTTCTGGTTCAGCCTGATCACCCCCGAGTTCCTGGACCTGGCCATCCAGGGCCAGGACGAAGAAGTGGAACGGGCCATCGCACGATGCCTGTCGCAGTCGTAGGAGCCAGCCACCGGACGGCGCCCATCGAGCTCCGGGAGCGGTTCGCCTTCGGGCGCGCCGAGCTTCCGGACGCCCTGCTGGCGCTTGCCCGCGAGTCGGCGGAAACCGTCATCCTGTCCACCTGCAACCGCACGGAGGTGTACCTCGCCGCGCCCGAGGGGTCGCACGCGGTGGAGCTTGCGCGCGACCTGCTGGCCGCGCGCGTGGGGATGACCGTGGGCGAGGCGGCGCGGCACCTGTACGTGCACCGCGACCGGGTGGCCGTGGAGCACCTGTTCCGCGTCTCCTCCGGCCTGGACAGCATGATCCTGGGCGAGCCGCAGATCCAGGGCCAGGTGAAGGAGGCCTACGCGGCCGCGCGCGAGGTGGCGGGTGAAGACGGGGCCGTCGTCGGGCAGGCGCTTCATCGCCTCTTCCAGAGCGCGTTTTCCATCGGCGGGCGGGTACGCGGAGAGACGGGGCTGGGCCGGGGCGCGGCCTCGGTGTCGACCGCGGCCGTCGATCTCGCCAAGAAGATCTTCGGCTCGCTGAAGGGGCGCGGCGCCCTCGTCCTGGGCGCGGGCGAGATGAGCGAGCTGACGCTGCAGTGCCTGCGCGACGAGGGGGTGAGGACGGCCATCGTCGCCAACCGCACCTTCGAGCGGGCCCGGGAGCTGGCGGAAAAGTGCGGCGGCCGGGCCATCCAGTGGGACGAGTTCGGCGCGGCGCTGGCGGACGTGGACATCGTGGTCTGCTCCACCGCGGCTCCGCGCCCCGTCGTCACCCGCGAGCGGCTGCGGGCGGCGCTGCCGGGGGGCGCGCGCCGGCCGCTGTGCTTCATCGACATTGCCATTCCGCGCGACGTGGAGCCGGCCGTGGGCGACGAGCCCAACGTCTTTTTGTACAACATCGACGACCTGCAGCA is drawn from Longimicrobium sp. and contains these coding sequences:
- a CDS encoding LysM peptidoglycan-binding domain-containing protein, which codes for MRKAASVIAAAGLLAAAPLAAQDEQPARVHVVRPGETLWDIARAYLDDPFLWPEIFRLNTDVVEDPARIYPSERLVLPAGTEAGEPAFGGPAQGQPDGPRVQFGARSDAAEVLQGDFYRASFLAREGEVRAVGRLTEPLYESVVEQRVPGQLNLYDRVFVVVDPAAVRVGDRLHFLRRDREIRGAGRVYEPTGVGTVAALDGSTATVVIVGMFDRVAPNDIAVPWERFPVAATARSRPVDADLQGRILGFGLPSPIQRTESILFLDVGRDAGVGIGDVFEAYAPPRGRDWGTRPEVSVARMQVVKVTGRTASVRVTHLAQPSIRVGLPVRRVARMP
- a CDS encoding cytochrome C assembly family protein, whose protein sequence is MSATLALHTVALLLYAATAGMLGLSMARGGHGAPRVATPALALGVGAHGAALGAFAARHHELPLVGLGPSLSVLALLIALGSLVLALTRTSPLSLVLVPVAAALAAVAEMVGLAPDAGAQEQVYRGPWFVLHVVLAMVGYAGLTIAFAAGLMYLLQWRELKGKRFGAVFRFFPPLDTLDRIGFRALLAGLPFLTAALLLGWAWSHRFGPGMGAGNPKVVWGVVTWLVFVVALAARGRGARHPRHGAMASVIGFAIVVVAYLLLRAGENTGAGFL
- a CDS encoding bifunctional precorrin-2 dehydrogenase/sirohydrochlorin ferrochelatase; translation: MSAYPVMLDVARLRVLVVGGGVVAARKVASLVDAGGAPVIVAPEVSEELRAAVDAHELTWFPRAYRSVDVEGFHLVFAATNSAEVNAAVADDARRAGSLVSRADEGGESDFQVPSHLRREQVVVAISTGGAAPLLARRIGERLDDVVTPGLGRAAGRLAEARAEVQARWAGDEARRRAFWFSLITPEFLDLAIQGQDEEVERAIARCLSQS
- the hemA gene encoding glutamyl-tRNA reductase, translated to MPVAVVGASHRTAPIELRERFAFGRAELPDALLALARESAETVILSTCNRTEVYLAAPEGSHAVELARDLLAARVGMTVGEAARHLYVHRDRVAVEHLFRVSSGLDSMILGEPQIQGQVKEAYAAAREVAGEDGAVVGQALHRLFQSAFSIGGRVRGETGLGRGAASVSTAAVDLAKKIFGSLKGRGALVLGAGEMSELTLQCLRDEGVRTAIVANRTFERARELAEKCGGRAIQWDEFGAALADVDIVVCSTAAPRPVVTRERLRAALPGGARRPLCFIDIAIPRDVEPAVGDEPNVFLYNIDDLQHIVDDNLGRRRAQLPAAEAIVRQGVEDFWQWYAALAVVPTIRALRDRGEEVRRAEVERAMRQLAHLSPEDQLAIDALTRALVNKVLHAPTVNLRHAAGNGRGTGVLDAVRYLFELDREAAEAQADTPEPHATTRQG